In Humulus lupulus chromosome 7, drHumLupu1.1, whole genome shotgun sequence, the following are encoded in one genomic region:
- the LOC133792355 gene encoding uncharacterized protein LOC133792355, translating into MWESNNGPKITTILEKNKVEARSHIPTKSHEFIYQVMNMYGGMYSIDLQAWVCSCRRWKHFGIPGSHVIAAIWHRREDLELYVSKWYIREYYMKAYSVQIFPIRNQDEWPRSGNVGMIKPIGKTQHGRPKKSRRVELDEIAPSKGKKLKRRYVRMRCCGCGAVGHNFRTCARNIANSASVSSTTNESGLTGIISPPQVPFNPPRKISK; encoded by the exons ATGTGGGAGTCCAACAATGGACCGAAGATCACAACCATTCTTGAAAAGAACAAGGTCGAAGCTAGAAGTCACATTCCCACCAAATCACATGAGTTTATTTACCAGGTGATGAACATGTATGGGGGCATGTACTCTATAGATTTGCAGGCTTGGGTTTGTTCCTGTAGAAGATGGAAACATTTTGGTATACCTGGCAGTCATGTTATTGCTGCAATTTGGCATAGAAGAGAGGATCTTGAGCTATATGTTTCCAAATGGTATATTAGAGAATACTACATGAAGGCCTACTCTGTACAGATTTTTCCCATTAGGAATCAAGATGAGTGGCCTAGAAGTGGCAATGTGGGAATGATTAAGCCAATTGGGAAGACACAACATGGTAGGCCTAAGAAAAGTAGAAGAGTTGAACTGGATGAGATTGCTCCATCAAAAGGCAAGAAACTAAAACGAAGATATGTGAGAATGAGATGTTGTGGCTGTGGTGCAGTGGGGCACAACTTCAGAACTTGTGCTAGAAACATTGCAAATTCA GCTTCAGTAAGTTCAACAACAAATGAGAGTGGTCTCACTGGAATAATTTCACCACCTCAG GTCCCATTCAACCCACCGAGGAAAATAAGCAAGTGA